Below is a window of Xyrauchen texanus isolate HMW12.3.18 chromosome 1, RBS_HiC_50CHRs, whole genome shotgun sequence DNA.
TTTATCAGGAGCTTTTGAGTAAGCAGAAATAGTTTGGTGTgcttatgtaaatattttttattttttttctcaatatgaTTTTCCCATTAATATTTCTTGATTGTTGATTCATGAAATGCAAATCATTTATAGAGTTGATATCAAGTTCAGTCTTTTTCCAGATGAAGAGAGTTACTTGTTACAGCATCATAGTACATAGCAGCTATAGGAAAATACGTGCTGACTTTGTTACATTATGAACACCCTCTACATAATGTATATTTAAGTACAGAAAAGTCTATTTCTTATATATAGAAAAATGTTCTAATACCATTGATGTATTTACAGTTTCAAATCTTTCTTTATAACCAACTAGAGGCCCTTTAAAATGTTCTAGTCTGAAAATGGCTCACAATTATACAAAATGTACTCTATAGTTGTAAAGGCAAAATCTGGAATCCGCAGCTCAGAATAGCACAACAACCatgatgacaacaacaaaaatgtcataTTAGTGAGGTACAGGTTAATCATAAAGTCAATCTCACACTTTATGAAAGGAAGTTAGAAGTATGGTTAAACTCCAATCACTAGGCAGTGCTAATGCACCAGAAATTCCTTGCGTTTGTTGAGGCGAACCTGACAAAATGACAAGAATCCTATTAACACATAGATCGCTGCTGCAATGAAGCAATTGTATCCAACTTGGTTGTACAGTTTATAAATGCTCTGCAATGGTGTCTCCCTGTaatgtgagaagaaaaaaaaaagttagtctTTTCATGGTAAAATCGTTAAAAAGCATTTGGAGTGCATATATTTGCAGTCCTTCACATAAATGGTACAACTGGCAGTAACTGTTTTCTCATTGGTTTTTGCATGCTGTGTGTACCAGAATCGGCTTATATCACTTTTGAACATAAAGAGGAAATAGTGGGGCCTTGTAtggaaaaacattaaaaaaaaaaaaaaaaaaaaaaaactgttatagCTTCTGTCATAAAGTCTTGTGAATACATGTGACATTCTCTAGCTAGACACAAATAATTTTCCAGTTTGACTAAATGAGCACATGGCAAAAGAAACTCACAAGTTGTGCATGTCTTCCTCTGTAAAAGGCACGTCTTCTATGAGCACGGCTGAATGTGTGGTGAAGAAAATCCCCAGCACTGCCTAAGAGAAAAGTAGAAAACAGGAAACTTTGATTATGGCATGGAGCTgttacatttcccatcattagcACTCTTCCATTGATCTGACGTATTAAGTGATTTTACCATGCCAGGGCAACTCACTGATTAATATTATAGTTAAAAAAGTAAGACTgtacaaaataattgcaatttcAAATGTGTTATTTGGTTGTTCTTAAAATTTTAACATAGAATGCACTTATGTATTTAGTGGTCTTTCAACATGTGTACGCGCATGCGTAGAACAAAttgagaatattttattttaatttaaaaatacttttatcaaGTGAAAATACGTCACCAAGAGATAATACTTGTCTTTACCAGCATAATGACACCC
It encodes the following:
- the rnaseka gene encoding ribonuclease kappa-A, whose product is MASLLFCGPKLAACGLVLSIWGVIMLAVLGIFFTTHSAVLIEDVPFTEEDMHNLETPLQSIYKLYNQVGYNCFIAAAIYVLIGFLSFCQVRLNKRKEFLVH